Proteins encoded in a region of the Leguminivora glycinivorella isolate SPB_JAAS2020 chromosome 23, LegGlyc_1.1, whole genome shotgun sequence genome:
- the LOC125238470 gene encoding general odorant-binding protein 2-like, protein MLVAELEAASRHGVSQSRLLAALGKSMEMCREESQLTKDMLQDWSKLWEKDFDVKHREFGCTLKCMAKNMDIIEDGLVHDGKLMDYISNIHDDHDVSRKSAKVYLDCQSQAADIDDECDRFTQTFRCYKAGLDPIGHSPYSELIRDILNE, encoded by the exons ATGCTGGTAGCTGAGCTGGAAGCGGCGTCCCGTCACGGCGTGTCTCAAAGCCGCTTGTTGGCCGCACTCGGAAAGAGTATGGAAATGTGCCGCGAGGAG AGTCAATTGACGAAGGACATGTTGCAAGACTGGAGTAAACTCTGGGAGAAGGACTTTGATGTAAAACATAGAGAGTTTGGCTGCACCCTCAAGTGTATGGCCAAAAACATGGACATTATTGAAGACGGCTTAGTGCATGACGGCAAACTGATGGACTATATCAGTAACATTCATGATG ATCATGACGTGTCAAGAAAATCCGCAAAGGTGTACTTAGACTGCCAGAGTCAGGCTGCGGACATCGACGATGAGTGCGACCGCTTCACGCAAACATTCCGTTGCTACAAGGCTGGACTTGACCCGATAGGCCATTCGCCCTACTCCGAATTAATCAGAGACATACTCAACGAGTAA